One Acidimicrobiia bacterium genomic window carries:
- a CDS encoding MFS transporter — MSPFRTRETRSIVALLTSIFCSSSATALLTTVLGKQVFDLTGSELALGLLGLAEFAPAALLVFVTGTVADRIDRRKVAAAGLGAQAIVIAVLAWYAGTAPTSTLPIFVLVIAYGAAGAFSTPATRAMPADTVAPDRLAWLVARDTAAWQLAAIAGPVVGGFLYVVGVRVPYAFGAVLLVLGAAAITFVQPRERVTRGSKGRGGLHEAAEGVRFVRSQPILLGAISLDLFAVLFGGAVALLPAIAETRLGAGAVGLGVLRAAVGIGAGTVTLFLTVRPLARRVGRTLLVAVAAFGAGTIVLGVTRNFFVAFVALAALSGADSISVFIRGTLVPLVTPFAKRGRVLAVEAVFIGASNELGAFESGVVGQVLGPASAVIIGGVATLAIAVLWWTVFPALRDVDHFPGSVEAAPLPDEAELPERRAP, encoded by the coding sequence ATGAGCCCCTTCCGGACGCGTGAGACCCGGTCGATCGTCGCCCTCCTCACGTCGATCTTCTGCTCGTCGTCGGCGACCGCGCTGCTCACGACCGTGCTCGGCAAGCAGGTGTTCGACCTCACCGGCAGCGAGCTCGCCCTCGGCCTGCTCGGTCTGGCGGAGTTCGCGCCGGCCGCGCTCCTCGTCTTCGTGACCGGCACTGTCGCCGACCGGATCGACCGGAGGAAGGTCGCCGCGGCCGGGCTCGGCGCGCAGGCGATCGTGATCGCGGTGCTCGCCTGGTACGCGGGCACCGCCCCGACCTCGACGCTCCCGATCTTCGTCCTCGTCATCGCGTACGGCGCCGCGGGCGCGTTCTCGACCCCGGCGACGCGTGCGATGCCGGCCGACACCGTGGCGCCGGACCGGCTCGCGTGGCTCGTCGCGCGCGACACCGCGGCGTGGCAGCTCGCCGCGATCGCAGGCCCGGTCGTCGGCGGCTTCCTCTACGTGGTCGGTGTGCGCGTGCCGTACGCGTTCGGCGCGGTGCTGCTCGTCCTCGGCGCGGCGGCGATCACGTTCGTGCAGCCGCGCGAGCGGGTCACGCGCGGCAGCAAGGGACGGGGCGGACTCCACGAGGCCGCCGAAGGCGTCCGGTTCGTGCGCTCGCAACCGATCCTGCTCGGCGCGATCTCGCTCGATCTCTTCGCGGTGCTCTTCGGCGGCGCGGTCGCGCTGCTCCCGGCGATCGCGGAAACCCGGTTGGGCGCGGGCGCGGTCGGGCTGGGCGTGCTGCGCGCCGCCGTGGGCATCGGTGCGGGCACGGTCACGCTGTTCCTCACCGTGCGACCGCTCGCCCGCCGGGTCGGGCGGACGCTCCTCGTCGCGGTCGCGGCCTTCGGCGCGGGCACGATCGTCCTCGGCGTCACTCGCAACTTCTTCGTGGCGTTCGTCGCGCTCGCGGCGCTGTCGGGAGCCGACTCGATCAGCGTCTTCATCCGCGGCACGCTCGTCCCCCTGGTGACGCCGTTCGCGAAGCGCGGACGCGTGCTCGCGGTCGAGGCCGTGTTCATCGGTGCATCGAACGAGCTCGGCGCCTTCGAGTCCGGCGTCGTCGGCCAGGTGCTCGGACCGGCGTCGGCCGTGATCATCGGCGGGGTGGCGACGCTCGCGATCGCGGTGCTCTGGTGGACGGTGTTCCCCGCGCTGCGGGACGTCGACCACTTCCCCGGCTCGGTCGAGGCCGCTCCCCTGCCCGACGAGGCCGAGCTTCCCGAGCGGCGCGCGCCCTGA